In Eucalyptus grandis isolate ANBG69807.140 chromosome 4, ASM1654582v1, whole genome shotgun sequence, the following proteins share a genomic window:
- the LOC104441527 gene encoding LOW QUALITY PROTEIN: cytosolic sulfotransferase 12 (The sequence of the model RefSeq protein was modified relative to this genomic sequence to represent the inferred CDS: inserted 3 bases in 3 codons), whose translation MTPSQPSQAKYLQEDDISQXCRDLLPSLPHEKGWITXSLYQYQGFWVAPKLLNGVLACQDNFRAQETDILLITGPKSGTTWLKAILFCLSNRAKYPASMQQHPLLTQSPHDLVPFLELKLYFGQEIPNLNSLPPPRLFTTHLPYQSLPQSVKDSGCKLVYLCRNPKDTFVSLWHFANKLRSKETGGMPLGECLDAFCQGVSPFGPYWDHVQGYYKVSLEMPDRALFLRYEDMKKDPHVHVKRLADFLGCPFGEQELRDGTVDGIVRMCSFDSLSMLEVNKSGRLSTGQETKSYFRKGDVGDWVNHMSVEMXERVDRVMQEKMHGSGLKL comes from the exons ATGACACCCTCTCAACCTTCCCAAGCAAAGTACTTGCAAGAAGATGACATCTCCC AATGCCGAGACCTCCTTCCCTCGCTCCCTCACGAAAAAGGCTGGATTA CCTCTCTCTACCAATACCAAGGCTTCTGGGTTGCCCCGAAGCTCTTGAACGGGGTCCTCGCTTGCCAAGACAACTTCCGAGCCCAAGAAACCGACATCCTCCTCATCACCGGCCCCAAGTCCGGCACCACCTGGTTGAAGGCCATCCTCTTCTGTCTCTCGAACCGGGCCAAGTACCCGGCTTCAATGCAACAACACCCTCTCCTCACCCAAAGCCCCCACGACCTCGTGCCATTCTTGGAGCTCAAGCTCTACTTCGGGCAAGAGATCCCCAATCTCAATTCACTACCACCCCCCAGGCTCTTCACTACCCACTTGCCTTATCAATCACTCCCACAGTCGGTCAAGGACTCTGGGTGCAAGCTGGTGTACCTGTGCAGGAACCCTAAGGACACCTTCGTCTCGCTCTGGCACTTCGCCAACAAGCTGAGGTCCAAAGAGACAGGTGGGATGCCGCTCGGAGAGTGCCTCGATGCTTTCTGCCAGGGCGTAAGCCCGTTTGGACCCTACTGGGACCACGTGCAGGGATACTACAAGGTGAGCTTGGAGATGCCTGACAGGGCGTTGTTCTTGAGGTACGAAGACATGAAAAAGGACCCGCATGTTCATGTCAAGAGGCTCGCCGATTTCTTAGGTTGTCCATTCGGCGAACAAGAGCTGAGAGATGGGACCGTGGACGGCATAGTGAGGATGTGTAGCTTCGATAGTTTGAGCATGCTGGAGGTGAACAAGAGTGGGAGGTTATCGACTGGACAAGAGACCAAGTCGTACTTTAGGAAAGGCGACGTCGGAGATTGGGTGAATCACATGAGTGTCGAGA GGGAGAGAGTTGACCGTGTCATGCAAGAGAAGATGCACGGTTCAGGGTTGAAGCTTTGA